A genome region from Tenebrio molitor chromosome 4, icTenMoli1.1, whole genome shotgun sequence includes the following:
- the PhKgamma gene encoding phosphorylase b kinase gamma catalytic chain, skeletal muscle/heart isoform isoform X1, with protein MAKEEEDDKLPDQDAAKEFYAKYEPKEILGRGISSTVRRCIEKETGKAYAAKIIDLSNDGGEGISAKEATKQEVAILRHVAGHHYIIELQDVFESPTFIFLVFELCKNGELFDYLTSVVTLSEKKTRYIMRQVLEGVAHVHSRSIVHRDLKPENILLDDNLNVKITDFGFARKLAEGEQVHELCGTPGYLAPETLRCNMMEDAPGYSFEVDIWACGVIMYTLLVGCPPFWHRKQMVMLRNIMEGKYSFSSPEWADISEPPKDLIRRLLVVDPKQRISIQEALAHPFFHTMQLWDQDIGPLKRSLRKNSRRFSRISELALKLQQRKFHARQKFQWAILVVRAMVRLQRLKYTPEPLSLDTARTDPYRIKLLRKIVDGCAFRVYGHWVKKGEGQNRAALFENMPKTELKHIYVTNLSR; from the exons ATGGCCAAAGAGGAAGAAGATGACAAACTGCCCGACCAGGACGCTGCCAAAGAATTTTACGCCAAATACGAACCCAAAGAAATCCTAGGAAG GGGGATAAGTTCGACGGTGCGGCGATGCATCGAGAAGGAGACGGGCAAGGCCTACGCTGCCAAAATAATCGATTTGAGCAACGACGGCGGCGAAGGGATCTCTGCGAAAGAGGCGACGAAGCAAGAAGTGGCGATCTTGAGGCACGTCGCGGGCCACCACTATATCA TCGAATTGCAGGACGTGTTCGAATCCCCGACGTTCATTTTCTTGGTGTTCGAACTGTGCAAAAACGGCGAACTCTTCGATTACCTCACGTCGGTGGTGACCCTCTCGGAGAAGAAAACCAGGTACATAATGCGCCAAGTGCTGGAAGGGGTGGCGCACGTGCACTCGCGAAGCATAGTCCACAGGGATCTGAAACCTGAGAACATCCTTCTGGATGACAACCTCAACGTCAAGATCACCGACTTCGGATTCGCCCGGAAGCTGGCCGAGGGGGAGCAAGTGCACGAGTTGTGCGGCACTCCGGGCTACCTGGCGCCTGAAACGCTCCGCTGCAACATGATGGAGGACGCGCCGGGGTACTCGTTCGAGGTGGACAT ATGGGCCTGCGGGGTTATCATGTACACGTT ATTGGTGGGGTGCCCGCCGTTTTGGCACAGGAAGCAGATGGTCATGTTGCGGAACATCATGGAGGGGAAGTACTCGTTCTCGTCGCCCGAATGGGCCGACATATCTG AACCTCCCAAGGACCTGATAAGGAGGTTGTTGGTGGTGGACCCAAAACAGAGGATTTCGATACAGGAGGCGCTGGCGCACCCGTTCTTCCACACGATG CAACTGTGGGATCAGGACATCGGTCCGTTGAAACGCTCACTGCGAAAGAACAGTCGCAGATTCAGTAGAATTTCAGAGCTGGCTTTG AAGTTGCAACAGCGCAAGTTCCACGCCAGGCAGAAGTTCCAGTGGGCCATCCTGGTGGTCAGAGCGATGGTGCGTCTGCAACGGTTGAAGTACACCCCCGAGCCCTTGAGTCTGGACACTGCCAGGACCGACCCTTACCGCATCAAACTGCTCAGAAAA ATCGTCGACGGTTGCGCCTTCCGCGTCTACGGCCACTGGGTGAAGAAAGGCGAGGGCCAAAACAGAGCCGCCCTCTTCGAAAACATGCCGAAGACCGAGCTGAAGCACATCTACGTTACCAACTTGAGCCGATAA
- the PhKgamma gene encoding phosphorylase b kinase gamma catalytic chain, skeletal muscle/heart isoform isoform X2 — MAKEEEDDKLPDQDAAKEFYAKYEPKEILGRGISSTVRRCIEKETGKAYAAKIIDLSNDGGEGISAKEATKQEVAILRHVAGHHYIIELQDVFESPTFIFLVFELCKNGELFDYLTSVVTLSEKKTRYIMRQVLEGVAHVHSRSIVHRDLKPENILLDDNLNVKITDFGFARKLAEGEQVHELCGTPGYLAPETLRCNMMEDAPGYSFEVDIWACGVIMYTLLVGCPPFWHRKQMVMLRNIMEGKYSFSSPEWADISEPPKDLIRRLLVVDPKQRISIQEALAHPFFHTMKLQQRKFHARQKFQWAILVVRAMVRLQRLKYTPEPLSLDTARTDPYRIKLLRKIVDGCAFRVYGHWVKKGEGQNRAALFENMPKTELKHIYVTNLSR; from the exons ATGGCCAAAGAGGAAGAAGATGACAAACTGCCCGACCAGGACGCTGCCAAAGAATTTTACGCCAAATACGAACCCAAAGAAATCCTAGGAAG GGGGATAAGTTCGACGGTGCGGCGATGCATCGAGAAGGAGACGGGCAAGGCCTACGCTGCCAAAATAATCGATTTGAGCAACGACGGCGGCGAAGGGATCTCTGCGAAAGAGGCGACGAAGCAAGAAGTGGCGATCTTGAGGCACGTCGCGGGCCACCACTATATCA TCGAATTGCAGGACGTGTTCGAATCCCCGACGTTCATTTTCTTGGTGTTCGAACTGTGCAAAAACGGCGAACTCTTCGATTACCTCACGTCGGTGGTGACCCTCTCGGAGAAGAAAACCAGGTACATAATGCGCCAAGTGCTGGAAGGGGTGGCGCACGTGCACTCGCGAAGCATAGTCCACAGGGATCTGAAACCTGAGAACATCCTTCTGGATGACAACCTCAACGTCAAGATCACCGACTTCGGATTCGCCCGGAAGCTGGCCGAGGGGGAGCAAGTGCACGAGTTGTGCGGCACTCCGGGCTACCTGGCGCCTGAAACGCTCCGCTGCAACATGATGGAGGACGCGCCGGGGTACTCGTTCGAGGTGGACAT ATGGGCCTGCGGGGTTATCATGTACACGTT ATTGGTGGGGTGCCCGCCGTTTTGGCACAGGAAGCAGATGGTCATGTTGCGGAACATCATGGAGGGGAAGTACTCGTTCTCGTCGCCCGAATGGGCCGACATATCTG AACCTCCCAAGGACCTGATAAGGAGGTTGTTGGTGGTGGACCCAAAACAGAGGATTTCGATACAGGAGGCGCTGGCGCACCCGTTCTTCCACACGATG AAGTTGCAACAGCGCAAGTTCCACGCCAGGCAGAAGTTCCAGTGGGCCATCCTGGTGGTCAGAGCGATGGTGCGTCTGCAACGGTTGAAGTACACCCCCGAGCCCTTGAGTCTGGACACTGCCAGGACCGACCCTTACCGCATCAAACTGCTCAGAAAA ATCGTCGACGGTTGCGCCTTCCGCGTCTACGGCCACTGGGTGAAGAAAGGCGAGGGCCAAAACAGAGCCGCCCTCTTCGAAAACATGCCGAAGACCGAGCTGAAGCACATCTACGTTACCAACTTGAGCCGATAA
- the LOC138128382 gene encoding zinc finger protein 431-like — MSNLCIVCLNEDANLKNLSEIDEHDVRIVIKLRKCVPEVEWKIDYEICVTCVEHLENVCAFRDMCIRSYLARKGGEKPAELAEDKTLSNNDSDERKSDSDDEKVESVESNFVCFHCEKNFKVKSVLEDHIKYEHTSKKSRKNRACDLCGKAYASESALKKHKTVCGKTESDVKEAEAKPYNICDVCGASFGNKYLLKRHIKNVHATEKKFKCELCDRKFASPVYLNAHKRYHTGERKHICSFCGKGYITASDLYHHEKIHANKRAYRCQACPKAFNTSSDLHKHKICVHLDRSQWKYECSFCQRRFPLKTNLDTHTKTHTGERNFLCHLCDRKCINRSVLKRHIESHSVVKSFKCNLCLQGYKYQKSLDIHMVKAHGIGDAKIPERVKKFFCSACPKSYFANNKLQKHIRSHTGERPFRCPACDKCFIDKSYIKQHLKTAHNVF; from the exons ATGTCGAATTTGTGCATCGTTTGTTTGAATGAGGatgcaaatttgaaaaacctGAGCGAAATCGACGAACACGACGTCAGAATCGTGATAAAGTTGCGGAAATGTGTACCGGAAGTG GAGTGGAAAATCGATTACGAGATATGCGTCACGTGCGTGGAACACCTGGAAAACGTGTGTGCCTTCCGCGACATGTGCATCAGGTCGTACTTGGCCCGGAAGGGAGGTGAGAAGCCGGCCGAGCTGGCCGAAGACAAAACCCTTTCGAACAACGACAGCGACGAGCGCAAGAGTGACAGCGACGACGAGAAGGTCGAGAGCGTAGAGTCGAATTTCGTGTGCTTCCACTGCGAGAAGAACTTCAAGGTGAAAAGTGTCCTGGAGGACCACATCAAGTACGAACACACGAGCAAGAAGAGCAGGAAGAATCGCGCGTGCGACCTGTGCGGCAAGGCGTACGCGTCCGAGAGCGCGTTGAAAAAACACAAGACGGTCTGCGGTAAGACCGAGAGCGACGTGAAAGAGGCGGAGGCCAAGCCGTACAACATCTGCGACGTGTGCGGCGCGTCGTTCGGCAACAAGTATCTCTTGAAGCGGCACATAAAGAACGTGCACGCCACCGAGAAAAAGTTCAAGTGCGAGCTTTGCGACAGGAAGTTCGCGTCGCCCGTTTATCTGAACGCGCACAAGCGCTACCACACTGGGGAGAGAAAGCACATCTGTTCGTTCTGCGGCAAAGGTTACATAACCGCCAGCGACCTGTACCACCACGAGAAGATTCACGCCAACAAGAGGGCCTACCGGTGCCAGGCGTGCCCCAAAGCGTTCAACACGTCGTCGGATTTGCACAAGCACAAAATCTGCGTGCACCTGGACCGGTCCCAGTGGAAGTACGAGTGCAGCTTTTGCCAGAGGAGGTTCCCGCTCAAGACCAACCTGGACACCCACACCAAGACCCACACGGGGGAACGGAACTTCTTGTGTCACCTGTGCGACAGGAAGTGCATCAACAGGTCGGTCCTGAAGAGACACATAGAGAGTCACTCGGTGGTGAAGTCGTTCAAGTGCAACTTGTGCCTACAGGGGTACAAGTACCAGAAGAGTTTGGACATTCACATGGTGAAGGCGCACGGGATCGGCGACGCGAAGATCCCCGAGAGGGTGAAGAAGTTCTTCTGCAGCGCGTGCCCCAAGAGCTATTTCGCCAACAACAAGTTGCAAAAACACATAAGGTCGCATACGGGAGAGAGGCCGTTCAGGTGTCCCGCTTGCGACAAATGTTTCATAGACAAGTCGTACATCAAACAGCATTTAAAGACTGCACACaacgtgttttaa
- the Polr2I gene encoding DNA-directed RNA polymerase II subunit RPB9 has product MSKPSGYDSHSEGPGFVGIRFCQECNNMLYPKEDKENKILMYACRNCDYKQHADSKCIYVNKIMHEIDELTHIVADVISDPTLPRTEDHHCPECNHREAVFFQAQTRRAEEEMRLYYVCTNPLCAHRWTE; this is encoded by the exons ATGTCGAAACCTTCCGGGTACGATTCCCACAGCGAGGGCCCCGGATTCGTCGGGATCAGATTCTGTCAGGAATG CAACAACATGTTGTACCCCAAAGAAGACAAAGAGAACAAAATCTTGATGTACGCGTGCAGAAATTGCGACTACAAGCAACACGCCGATTCCAAATGTATTTATGTCAACAAAATTATGCACGAAATAGA TGAACTGACCCACATCGTCGCAGACGTCATTTCGGACCCTACTCTCCCGCGTACTGAAGACCATCACTGCCCCGAATGCAATCACAG AGAGGCGGTGTTCTTCCAAGCTCAAACCCGGCGAGCCGAGGAAGAAATGCGACTGTACTACGTCTGCACGAACCCCCTCTGTGCCCACCGGTGGAccgaataa